In Silene latifolia isolate original U9 population chromosome 3, ASM4854445v1, whole genome shotgun sequence, a single window of DNA contains:
- the LOC141647498 gene encoding putative small nuclear ribonucleoprotein G, giving the protein MSRSGQPPDLKKYMDKKLQIKLNANRMVVGTLRGFDQFMNLVVDNTEEVNGNERNEIGMVVIRGNSVVTVEALEPVRGL; this is encoded by the exons ATGAGCAGGTCTGGTCAGCCTCCGGATCTCAAGAA GTATATGGACAAGAAACTCCAGA TAAAGCTGAATGCAAACAGGATGGTGGTTGGTACTCTGCGTGGTTTTGACCAGTTCATGAATCTAGTGGTCGATAACACTGAGGAAGTAAACGGCAATGAGAgaaatgagataggcatggtg GTAATCAGAGGTAATAGCGTGGTGACAGTTGAGGCTCTAGAACCAGTTAGAGGGTTGTAG